In Silene latifolia isolate original U9 population chromosome 6, ASM4854445v1, whole genome shotgun sequence, the genomic window ATGGGTCGGGCTGTGAAAGAAAAAGTTGCCCTTTAAGACCTTAGAGGGCGGGGCGGGACTTGATTATGGGCCAATTATCCTTGCCCTTGCCCGCCCTTTAGTCAAAAGTCGGGTGGCCCGTGGGCTAATGGGCCGTAAAAAGAAACTTCAATTTAGATGtttttataattaaaatatataaggttagccaatatataaatattttcgTTATATTTTAATCTTTATAGTTTACATATTATTTTAGTGTTCCACATctctataaaattgatacaattttctttgaaaatgtcTTTTTTTAAAAGTAAAAGTAAAAGATTTAAATAGTAAATGGGCATAATGGTCCGGCCCACGGGATTTAATTGTTGTCCATATCCGCTCATTTAACTTGGCGGGCTGGGCTTGGCCCGCCCTCTTAATTTTTCGTGTAAAAAATACTCCGTATTTGTCCAAGCCCACATAATAAGCGGGTTGGATGGGACAGGCCTAATGGGCGGGATGACCCATGAACAACTATAGCAACAACGTACATTCATACCCTCTTTCCCGAGAATCAAATTCAAGTTATTAAGCTGGTAAAAACTTGGTCTACTTGGCTGACTGGTCGCTCGATCACAGGCCTTGGATTGGCAGCAACATTTTTCTCCTTCAGTTCGTTTCATGAATGAGAGAGTtcgtttgttttgttttagtCTGCTTATTTATGTGAATATAAATTGTGCCTTTACATAAGGTTGTTCATTTAGCTGAGTAATCCTAGCCAACTCGAACCCAAAACATTGGCAAGTCTATATCATAAAACTAATGAGTTCGAGAATAATCTCCCGTTCTCTTTTGAGTAACCACTTAGGGGGAACAAACTAGCAGATGCAAATGCGCAAGACTATGAGTTCATCAATACAAAGTATCAAACAGATATATTTGATTATAGAACAGGGGCTCTTCACGGAAAAGTGACATTCGATAATAACAAAGGAAATATTATCGTGTATTAATCTGGAGATGAACTCACTCATTTCCACAAACATTTCCTAAAACTTCCGATTATCATACACTACGCACTGAACACAATAACAGATTTGTGATGAGCAACCGCCACTCCAAaacttctcaaacttcaagttctTGACCTCCTGATAGGTGATCGACTGCAATAAGAAAATACAATCATCAAATTAACCGTTTTCAGAGATACCCCTATATCCTATTGATATTATCACTTTGGCTTTGGTTGTCAGCTGAAGTTGACTTTAATCATTCAATTTTTCAGATCAACGTAGAGAGCGATTCAAAATTTATCAATGTCTCCTATTTTCATACTATCGTTTTGAAGGAAGTTATCTATAGTCTGTTATGAGAAAAAATAAGGTTAAAGTTTGATCCATttaactagacctggcaaacagattaGGTCGTGTCGAGTTCGCGTTCGTgtcacatttaaacgggtcacgaacctttcaacccaaacccgacccaattaaattttgtgtcgtgttcgtgtcgacccacttacataaatgggtcatcaagcctcaaccctaacccgttaatttcgtgtcgggttcgtgtcgtgttttcgtgttttgtctatatttggaaagtgtaagtatatttatgcgatggaaaatcaagaaaatttaggattaatttagtaaataggtcattcgtgtcgggttcgtgtttagcgagctcaacccaaacccgacccaattaaacctcgtgtcgtgttcgtgtcgacccacttatataaatgggtcattaaggctcaacccaaacccattaattttgtgtcgggttcgtgtcgtgttttcgtgtcgtgtcattgtttgccgcctctacatTTAACCACCAAAGTCAAGGAGAATAACGAAAAAGGGATGGAAGGAGtaaatgaattgaaaagaaaatgtAATGGTCAGAGATAAACCTGCGAATACGGCCATAAACAGGACTATGTCGTCTGTCATAAGCGGGACGATCATATCTATCATAGACTGGGCTGCGAGGGCGTCCATAGTCAGGACTTGGTCTTCTGCGACCATAGTCAGGACTTGGTCTGCTTCGACCATAAAGTGGACTAGGAGACCGTCTGTAAGGACTCCTGCCATAACTTCCTCTTACAGGGCTACGTTCTCTCTCGTCTCTTTCGTCATCATCACGAAGAGCATATTCAACTGAAATTACCCTGTCCTGCAGCTTGCTGAAAATTTGAGTCAGCAGTAAGGTAACTGTCAAATCGAGAACATGAAGAATCTAATTAGTAATTACATTGATTAGAAGTGTGATCTGCAGCACCGACCTCATGTTTGTACTCTCCAGAGCTTTAATTGCATCTTCCAGAGTTTCCAACTGCACAAATGCAAAGTTCCTTCGAA contains:
- the LOC141586190 gene encoding serine/arginine-rich splicing factor RS31-like produces the protein MRPVFVGNFGYDTRQVDLERLFSKYGVVERVDMKSGYAFVYYEDERDAEDAVRKLDRYPFGYDRRKLSVEWARGERDRARDAPKGSRQRPTKTLFVINFDPIRTRARDLERHFEPHGKVLNVRIRRNFAFVQLETLEDAIKALESTNMSKLQDRVISVEYALRDDDERDERERSPVRGSYGRSPYRRSPSPLYGRSRPSPDYGRRRPSPDYGRPRSPVYDRYDRPAYDRRHSPVYGRIRSRSPIRRSRT